In Streptomyces sp. SN-593, a single genomic region encodes these proteins:
- a CDS encoding AraC family transcriptional regulator: MSHNSRRQPGPALPPGTALPPTNAHDHAPGEVIGRHRHDYHQLIYVSTGVLAVQTEAGAWVASGDRAVWNPAHVWHEHRVYGHSSVHTVGFPADDPPLRLDGPTILAVDGLLRELLIACTEPDLPEPESRRLRAVLGDRLRRAHVQPLALPTARDPRLAHACRLVLADLGTPRTVAALARRVGVGERTLTRLFRTEFGMTYPQWRTNTRVFHAMIQLAEGASVTATARRCGWATTSAFIDTFARTMGQTPGAYRSAAHLAAPPP; this comes from the coding sequence GTGTCGCATAACAGCCGCCGACAGCCCGGCCCCGCCCTGCCGCCGGGCACCGCCCTGCCCCCCACCAACGCCCACGACCACGCGCCCGGCGAGGTCATCGGGCGGCACCGGCACGACTACCACCAGCTCATCTACGTCAGCACCGGCGTGCTCGCGGTGCAGACCGAGGCCGGCGCGTGGGTCGCCTCCGGCGACCGGGCGGTCTGGAACCCCGCGCACGTCTGGCACGAGCACCGCGTCTACGGGCACAGCTCGGTGCACACCGTCGGCTTCCCGGCCGACGATCCGCCGCTGCGGCTCGACGGGCCGACCATCCTGGCCGTGGACGGCCTGCTCCGCGAACTGCTCATCGCCTGCACCGAACCCGACCTGCCCGAGCCCGAGTCACGGCGGCTGCGGGCGGTCCTCGGCGACCGGCTGCGCCGCGCCCACGTCCAGCCGCTGGCACTGCCCACCGCGCGCGACCCGCGGCTCGCCCACGCCTGCCGGCTGGTGCTGGCGGACCTGGGGACGCCCCGCACGGTGGCCGCGCTGGCCCGCCGGGTCGGCGTCGGCGAGCGCACCCTGACCCGGCTCTTCCGCACCGAGTTCGGCATGACCTACCCGCAGTGGCGGACCAACACCCGGGTCTTCCACGCCATGATCCAGCTCGCCGAGGGGGCGTCGGTGACGGCCACCGCCCGTCGCTGCGGGTGGGCGACGACCAGCGCGTTCATCGACACGTTCGCCCGCACGATGGGCCAGACACCCGGCGCCTACCGGTCCGCGGCCCACCTCGCGGCCCCGCCGCCGTGA
- a CDS encoding ArsR/SmtB family transcription factor, giving the protein MTRSGGQLGEPSAEVLQSVAAAFGLLASPMRLHIVWILAQGDCDVTGLAEKVGATLPAVSQHLAKLKLAGLVHARREGRRQVYLVDDPDVVTVVRLMLGQLAERTAPARGVRGLGA; this is encoded by the coding sequence GTGACAAGGTCTGGCGGACAGCTGGGCGAGCCCTCGGCAGAGGTGCTGCAGAGCGTGGCCGCCGCCTTCGGTCTGCTGGCCTCGCCGATGCGCCTGCACATCGTGTGGATCCTGGCGCAGGGCGACTGCGACGTCACGGGCCTGGCCGAGAAGGTCGGCGCCACGCTGCCCGCGGTCAGCCAGCACCTGGCCAAGCTGAAGCTCGCCGGGCTGGTGCACGCCCGGCGCGAAGGGCGCCGCCAGGTCTACCTGGTGGACGACCCGGACGTGGTGACGGTGGTGCGGCTGATGCTCGGTCAGCTCGCCGAGCGCACCGCCCCGGCACGGGGCGTCCGTGGCCTGGGCGCCTGA
- a CDS encoding ATP-binding protein, protein MTHYIQDPALWALIVGAPTAATVIFRGRKARARLRAEKAELENRYAELEGGYSESVREARVRAEDATKSALKSAMRTLQGLANEQQVTISKAQDKFGEHHVLQDLLEIDHMNSQFGRRAQSIAVLCDGWLGRQRVAASVYDVVRSAKGRIRHYTRVEIRSQTNFALIGRAVEPVALALAELLDNATSYSAPDTPIDITTRSVPKGVCIIIDDAGVGMNEEEKARADELLSGQGPVGVAGLGNPPQFGFAVIGVLAQRYGFNVSVDSSSPYGGVRAVVLLPEELLTNMPEPKEPPASRSAAAAPASHGATTGPGAPAERSATSTPGGLPRRSRKGSISIVPSVDAPAAPPTRTHEEAASIMGAFQLGTQSGRRSANREGHESQ, encoded by the coding sequence ATGACGCATTACATACAGGATCCAGCGCTCTGGGCTCTGATCGTCGGGGCCCCGACCGCCGCGACCGTGATCTTCCGGGGGCGGAAGGCGCGGGCCAGACTGCGGGCCGAGAAGGCCGAGTTGGAGAACCGTTACGCGGAACTCGAGGGCGGCTACTCCGAGTCCGTGCGGGAGGCCCGGGTCCGTGCGGAGGACGCCACCAAGAGCGCGCTGAAGTCGGCCATGCGGACCCTCCAGGGTCTGGCCAACGAGCAGCAGGTGACCATCTCCAAGGCCCAGGACAAGTTCGGCGAACACCACGTGCTCCAGGACCTCCTGGAGATCGACCACATGAACTCGCAGTTCGGCCGGCGGGCCCAGTCCATCGCCGTGCTCTGTGACGGGTGGCTCGGCCGGCAGCGCGTCGCCGCGTCCGTCTACGACGTGGTGCGCAGCGCGAAGGGCCGCATCCGGCACTACACCCGGGTGGAGATCCGCTCGCAGACGAACTTCGCGCTGATCGGCCGGGCCGTCGAGCCGGTGGCCCTGGCCCTCGCCGAACTGCTGGACAACGCGACCAGTTACTCGGCCCCTGACACCCCGATCGACATCACCACCCGCTCCGTGCCCAAGGGTGTCTGCATCATCATCGACGATGCCGGTGTCGGTATGAACGAGGAGGAGAAGGCGCGCGCCGACGAACTCCTGTCCGGCCAGGGCCCGGTGGGCGTGGCCGGACTGGGCAACCCGCCGCAGTTCGGTTTCGCGGTCATCGGCGTGCTCGCCCAGCGGTACGGCTTCAACGTGTCCGTCGACTCCTCCTCCCCCTATGGCGGCGTACGTGCGGTGGTGCTTCTTCCCGAGGAGCTTCTGACCAACATGCCCGAGCCGAAAGAGCCCCCGGCCTCCCGCAGCGCGGCAGCGGCCCCCGCATCCCACGGGGCGACGACCGGACCCGGCGCACCGGCGGAGCGGTCCGCCACGTCGACCCCCGGTGGCCTGCCGAGAAGGAGCCGGAAGGGCTCCATCTCCATCGTGCCGAGTGTGGACGCCCCCGCCGCGCCTCCCACCCGGACCCACGAGGAGGCCGCTTCGATCATGGGCGCCTTCCAGCTCGGTACTCAGTCCGGGCGGCGCTCCGCAAACAGGGAAGGGCACGAATCGCAGTGA
- a CDS encoding HAD-IC family P-type ATPase, giving the protein MAWAPDRPAGSARPPTARSPTAGRHDALADAPALAVLRGLDSGPRGLTEAEAEERLARHGENTIPGRRPASWPRRYARALRDPFTAVLLALGPVSALVAAWGTACVITGLVLVSSALRSRTEYQADRSADGLRHLVAATATVRRRSTPTAAPRFREIPVELLVPGDVIRLGPGDVIPADVRLLRTQNLALHQAALTGESAPVAKRPDDAPPAAAGEFERAHACFQGSSVASGSGTALVTATGADTHFARAYPARSRRRESAFDRAVNGISWMLIRFMLLTPPLVLLADAAVRGRGLETVPFAVAVAVGLTPEMLPVVVTTVLARKAAALAREHGVIVRWLPALHNIGAVDVLCTDKTGTLTCDRPVLDSALDPFGRPDPEVLHWAAVNSLWTLQLADLPVPDALDEAVLDAVAEPRSGTARPGLPPAYDTYDGVAALPFDPVRRMATAVVRAPGRHGRHTLVVKGSVEEVLARCTRLHATPPAGVQVNGPAAGVQVPAPVAGVQSVEPPGTVRASAPATAAQVPAPPAGVRSPQPPDTVRASAPATAAHAAAPPAPGVVVRAEDLAEDLSAPGAPLLRAVPGSGPREADADRPTGGAATGACAAEPAEDRGGERQLDDAERERLLGFAAGQAGQGLRLLAVALAERPARRGRYGPADERDLAFAGFVVLRDAPADTAADALAALAGRGVAVKVLTGDHPGTAARVFRDLGLEPGGVLTGARIDGMDDEELARRAERTAVFARCTPQHKVRVVRALRAAGHTTGFLGDGVNDLPALHAADVGICPRDAVDVTREAADVVLAAKDLTAIDHAVTAGRHATGTIATYLRIALSSNLGNVIAMLAAGVLLPFLPMLPAQVLLQNLCFDAAQLALAYDQPAPDALRHPSPLRPRDFLRFITAFGLVNAAADLATFAALALTVPASIHASGQAAFHSGWFTENLITQALVMVLLRAGTRAPAPIRAAAGALAAIGLLIPLPPLAGALGAAPLPLTYYLLLAAILAVYALVLLAAGSRHGGGAARWAADR; this is encoded by the coding sequence GTGGCCTGGGCGCCTGACCGGCCCGCCGGCTCCGCCCGCCCGCCGACCGCCCGCTCCCCGACCGCCGGACGGCACGACGCCCTCGCCGACGCCCCCGCCCTCGCCGTGCTGCGCGGACTGGACAGCGGCCCGCGCGGCCTGACCGAGGCCGAGGCCGAGGAACGCCTCGCCCGGCACGGCGAGAACACCATCCCCGGCCGCCGCCCCGCCTCCTGGCCCCGGCGCTACGCGCGCGCCCTGCGCGACCCGTTCACCGCGGTGCTGCTGGCCCTCGGCCCGGTCTCCGCGCTGGTCGCGGCGTGGGGCACCGCCTGCGTGATCACCGGACTCGTCCTGGTCAGCAGCGCCCTGCGGTCCCGCACCGAGTACCAGGCCGACCGTTCCGCGGACGGGCTGCGGCACCTGGTGGCCGCCACCGCGACCGTCCGGCGCCGGTCCACCCCGACCGCGGCCCCGCGCTTCCGCGAGATCCCCGTCGAACTGCTGGTGCCGGGCGACGTCATCCGGCTGGGCCCGGGCGACGTCATCCCCGCCGACGTGCGGCTGCTGCGCACCCAGAACCTGGCGCTCCACCAGGCCGCGCTCACCGGCGAGTCCGCGCCCGTGGCCAAGCGGCCCGACGACGCCCCGCCCGCGGCCGCCGGGGAGTTCGAGCGCGCGCACGCCTGCTTCCAGGGCAGCAGCGTGGCCTCGGGCAGCGGCACCGCGCTGGTCACCGCGACCGGCGCGGACACGCACTTCGCCCGCGCCTACCCCGCCCGGAGCCGGCGCCGGGAGTCCGCGTTCGACCGCGCGGTCAACGGCATCTCCTGGATGCTCATCCGGTTCATGCTGCTCACCCCGCCGCTGGTGCTGCTCGCCGACGCGGCGGTGCGCGGGCGGGGCCTGGAGACCGTGCCGTTCGCGGTGGCGGTGGCGGTCGGGCTGACCCCGGAGATGCTGCCGGTGGTGGTCACCACCGTGCTCGCGCGCAAGGCCGCCGCGCTCGCCCGCGAGCACGGCGTCATCGTGCGCTGGCTGCCGGCGCTGCATAACATCGGCGCGGTCGACGTGCTGTGCACGGACAAGACCGGCACCCTCACCTGCGACCGGCCCGTGCTCGACAGCGCGCTGGACCCCTTCGGCCGCCCCGACCCGGAGGTGCTGCACTGGGCGGCGGTCAACAGCCTGTGGACCCTCCAACTCGCCGACCTCCCGGTCCCGGACGCGCTCGACGAGGCCGTCCTCGACGCCGTCGCCGAACCGCGCTCCGGCACCGCGCGCCCCGGCCTCCCCCCGGCGTACGACACCTACGACGGAGTGGCCGCGCTGCCCTTCGACCCGGTCCGCCGCATGGCGACCGCCGTCGTCCGCGCACCGGGGCGGCACGGCCGGCACACCCTGGTGGTCAAGGGCTCGGTGGAGGAGGTCCTGGCCCGCTGCACCCGGCTGCACGCCACCCCGCCCGCCGGCGTGCAGGTGAACGGACCGGCCGCCGGCGTGCAGGTGCCCGCACCGGTCGCCGGCGTGCAGTCGGTCGAACCGCCCGGCACCGTACGGGCGAGCGCACCGGCCACCGCCGCACAAGTGCCCGCACCACCCGCCGGCGTACGGTCGCCCCAACCGCCCGACACCGTACGGGCGAGCGCCCCGGCCACCGCCGCGCACGCGGCCGCACCGCCCGCCCCCGGCGTGGTCGTCCGCGCGGAGGACCTGGCGGAGGACCTGTCCGCGCCGGGCGCCCCGCTCCTCCGCGCGGTGCCCGGGTCCGGACCTCGGGAGGCGGACGCCGACCGGCCGACCGGCGGCGCCGCGACCGGCGCTTGCGCCGCGGAGCCGGCCGAGGACCGCGGCGGCGAACGGCAGTTGGACGACGCCGAGCGGGAGCGCCTGCTCGGGTTCGCCGCCGGGCAGGCCGGGCAGGGCCTGCGCCTGCTGGCGGTCGCCCTGGCCGAACGCCCGGCGCGCCGGGGGCGCTACGGCCCCGCGGACGAACGCGACCTGGCCTTCGCCGGCTTCGTGGTGCTACGGGACGCGCCCGCGGACACCGCGGCGGACGCGCTGGCGGCGCTCGCCGGCCGGGGCGTCGCGGTGAAGGTGCTCACCGGCGATCACCCGGGCACCGCCGCCCGCGTCTTCCGGGACCTCGGGCTGGAACCCGGCGGCGTGCTGACCGGGGCCCGTATCGACGGCATGGACGACGAGGAGCTCGCCCGGCGGGCCGAGCGCACGGCGGTCTTCGCCCGCTGCACCCCGCAGCACAAGGTCCGGGTCGTCCGCGCGCTGCGGGCCGCCGGCCACACCACGGGGTTCCTCGGCGACGGCGTCAACGACCTGCCCGCGCTGCACGCGGCGGACGTCGGGATCTGCCCGCGCGACGCCGTGGACGTCACCCGGGAGGCGGCCGACGTGGTGCTGGCCGCCAAGGACCTCACCGCGATCGACCACGCCGTCACCGCCGGCCGGCACGCGACCGGCACGATCGCTACCTACCTGCGCATCGCGCTGTCCTCGAACCTCGGCAACGTGATCGCGATGCTCGCCGCGGGCGTGCTGCTGCCGTTCCTGCCCATGCTCCCCGCCCAGGTGCTCCTGCAGAACCTGTGCTTCGACGCCGCCCAACTCGCCCTCGCCTACGACCAGCCCGCCCCGGACGCGCTGCGCCACCCCTCCCCGCTGCGGCCGCGCGACTTCCTCCGCTTCATCACCGCCTTCGGCCTGGTCAACGCGGCCGCGGACCTGGCGACCTTCGCGGCACTGGCGCTGACCGTGCCCGCCTCGATCCACGCGTCGGGCCAGGCGGCCTTCCACTCCGGCTGGTTCACCGAGAACCTCATCACCCAGGCGCTGGTGATGGTCCTGCTGCGCGCCGGCACCCGGGCGCCGGCGCCGATCCGCGCCGCGGCCGGCGCGCTCGCCGCGATCGGCCTGCTCATCCCCCTCCCCCCGCTCGCCGGCGCCCTCGGCGCGGCCCCCCTCCCGCTCACCTACTACCTGCTGCTCGCCGCGATCCTCGCGGTGTACGCGCTGGTGCTCCTCGCGGCCGGGTCCCGTCACGGCGGCGGGGCCGCGAGGTGGGCCGCGGACCGGTAG
- a CDS encoding TerD family protein, with protein MGVTLSKGGNVSLSKEAPGLTAVTVGLGWDVRTTTGADYDLDASALLCDTAGKVLSDQHFVFFNNLASPDRSVEHSGDNLTGGGDGDDEQIKVDLAGVAPQVDRIVFPVSIYEAEGRGQSFGQVRNAFIRIVNQADGRELARYDLTEDASTETAMVFGELYRHGAEWKFRAIGQGYASGLAGIASDFGVNV; from the coding sequence GTGGGCGTGACTCTTTCCAAGGGCGGCAACGTCTCGCTGAGCAAGGAGGCGCCCGGGCTGACCGCGGTCACCGTCGGGCTGGGCTGGGACGTGCGCACCACCACCGGCGCCGACTACGACCTGGACGCCTCGGCCCTGCTGTGCGACACGGCCGGCAAGGTGCTGTCGGACCAGCACTTCGTCTTCTTCAACAACCTCGCCAGCCCCGACCGCTCGGTCGAGCACAGCGGAGACAACCTCACCGGCGGCGGGGACGGCGACGACGAGCAGATCAAGGTCGACCTGGCCGGCGTCGCGCCCCAGGTGGACCGGATCGTCTTCCCCGTCTCCATCTACGAGGCCGAGGGCCGCGGGCAGAGCTTCGGGCAGGTCCGCAACGCCTTCATCCGGATCGTCAACCAGGCCGACGGCCGCGAACTGGCCCGGTACGACCTGACCGAGGACGCCTCCACCGAGACCGCGATGGTCTTCGGCGAGCTGTACCGGCACGGCGCCGAGTGGAAGTTCCGCGCCATCGGCCAGGGGTACGCCTCGGGCCTGGCCGGCATCGCGTCGGACTTCGGCGTCAACGTCTGA
- a CDS encoding roadblock/LC7 domain-containing protein: MNNDLSWMLESALEVPGARHAVLISADGLLMARSQQVRKDEADTVAAAMSGIQSLSRTMGGFCGDVNMSWRQTLVEFDGGWVFLISAGAGAYLAVSSAPDVDMAAITFRMQQLVGQLGKVLTAPPRENTSTQV, encoded by the coding sequence GTGAACAACGACCTGTCATGGATGCTTGAGAGTGCCCTGGAGGTCCCCGGGGCACGTCACGCGGTCCTGATCTCCGCCGACGGGCTGCTGATGGCCCGCTCCCAGCAGGTCAGGAAGGACGAGGCCGACACCGTCGCCGCGGCGATGAGCGGCATCCAGTCGCTCAGCCGCACGATGGGCGGCTTCTGCGGCGACGTGAACATGTCCTGGCGCCAGACCCTGGTGGAGTTCGACGGCGGCTGGGTGTTCCTCATCTCCGCCGGCGCGGGCGCCTACCTCGCCGTCTCGTCCGCCCCGGACGTCGACATGGCGGCGATCACCTTCCGGATGCAGCAGCTCGTCGGCCAACTCGGCAAGGTCCTGACCGCGCCGCCTCGCGAAAACACGAGTACCCAGGTATGA
- a CDS encoding LCP family protein, whose protein sequence is MSDPWGRPAGGPPEGRVRHGRGPEPPGPRSGSHDAGHGGRRARARGADPDSDGGGISAGHAAGAGRAADAPPTGGRAAARAAARGRGGSSARRKKGGSRAKRPSGGRRFLRIAAITVSLLVVVTAGAGWWFYQHLNGNLTSVSLTDGVGKDSAGTEKADAFGRKPINILVMGSDGRTSAEDCKLGGGCATTGVQTGENADVEMVLHISADRSNATVMSIPRDTEVDVPACTDPKTGAKTAGYHGMINSALAYGQACQVATVHKLTNIPIDHFIQVDFSGVVDMSDAVGGVQVCVSGDVYDTYSHLKLSKGTHTLKGVGALEFLRSRHGFGDGSDLGRTYAQHAFLSSLIRKFKSAGTLTNPTSVYKLANAATKALTVDTGLGTIKKLIGLAGDVNKVPTKRITFTTMQTAADPTDANRVVVGAGAETLFSTIADDKSLTTASGGKSAAATATASPTPTVPASQVTVSVQNGTAVPGRAGDIADALVAKGFNPATSSGNADPTDTTALTYGSGQKAQAQTVAKALGLPSSHLKQGTSDGVTLVIGSDWSTGTSFPGGTSSSSDTKQALADAHAETADKSTTCAQVSTYKTVEINGVPMTPGQAYAASPGKKDSDE, encoded by the coding sequence ATGAGTGACCCCTGGGGCAGGCCGGCCGGAGGCCCGCCGGAGGGCCGGGTACGGCACGGCCGCGGGCCGGAGCCGCCGGGGCCGCGCAGCGGCTCCCACGACGCCGGGCACGGCGGCCGCCGCGCCCGCGCGCGCGGTGCGGACCCCGACTCCGACGGCGGCGGGATATCCGCCGGCCACGCCGCCGGGGCCGGCCGCGCCGCCGACGCGCCGCCGACCGGCGGGCGGGCCGCGGCCCGGGCCGCCGCCCGCGGCCGGGGCGGTTCGTCCGCGCGGCGGAAGAAGGGCGGCAGCCGGGCCAAGCGCCCCAGCGGCGGCCGGCGCTTCCTGCGGATCGCGGCGATCACCGTGTCGCTGCTGGTCGTGGTCACCGCCGGCGCCGGCTGGTGGTTCTACCAGCACCTGAACGGCAACCTCACCAGCGTCTCGCTGACCGACGGCGTCGGGAAGGACAGCGCCGGCACGGAGAAGGCGGACGCCTTCGGCCGGAAGCCGATCAACATCCTGGTGATGGGCAGCGACGGCCGCACCTCCGCCGAGGACTGCAAGCTGGGCGGCGGCTGCGCCACCACCGGCGTGCAGACCGGCGAGAACGCCGACGTGGAGATGGTGCTGCACATATCCGCCGACCGCTCCAACGCCACCGTCATGAGCATCCCGCGCGACACCGAGGTCGACGTGCCCGCCTGCACCGACCCGAAGACCGGCGCGAAGACGGCCGGCTACCACGGCATGATCAACAGCGCGCTGGCGTACGGCCAGGCGTGCCAGGTGGCCACCGTGCACAAGCTGACGAACATCCCGATCGACCACTTCATCCAGGTCGACTTCTCCGGCGTGGTCGACATGTCCGACGCGGTCGGCGGCGTGCAGGTGTGCGTGAGCGGCGACGTCTACGACACCTACTCCCACCTGAAGCTCTCCAAGGGCACCCACACCCTCAAGGGCGTCGGCGCGCTGGAGTTCCTGCGCTCCCGGCACGGCTTCGGCGACGGCAGCGACCTCGGCCGCACCTACGCGCAGCACGCCTTCCTCAGCTCGCTGATCCGCAAGTTCAAGAGCGCGGGCACCCTGACCAACCCGACCTCCGTGTACAAGCTGGCGAACGCCGCCACCAAGGCGCTGACCGTCGACACCGGGCTGGGCACCATCAAGAAGCTGATCGGCCTGGCCGGCGACGTGAACAAGGTGCCCACCAAGCGGATCACCTTCACCACGATGCAGACCGCCGCCGACCCCACCGACGCCAACCGGGTCGTGGTGGGTGCCGGGGCCGAGACGCTCTTCTCCACCATCGCCGACGACAAGTCGCTGACCACGGCGAGCGGCGGCAAGTCCGCGGCGGCCACGGCCACCGCGAGCCCCACCCCCACCGTGCCGGCCTCGCAGGTCACGGTCTCGGTGCAGAACGGCACCGCCGTCCCCGGCCGGGCCGGCGACATCGCCGACGCGCTGGTCGCCAAGGGCTTCAACCCGGCCACCAGCAGCGGCAACGCCGACCCCACGGACACCACGGCGCTGACCTACGGCTCCGGGCAGAAGGCCCAGGCGCAGACCGTGGCCAAGGCGCTCGGGCTGCCGTCCTCGCACCTGAAGCAGGGCACGTCCGACGGCGTCACGCTGGTCATCGGCTCCGACTGGTCCACCGGCACCAGCTTCCCGGGCGGCACCTCGTCGTCCAGCGACACCAAGCAGGCGCTGGCCGACGCGCACGCCGAGACCGCGGACAAGTCCACGACCTGCGCCCAGGTCAGCACCTACAAGACCGTCGAGATCAACGGCGTCCCGATGACGCCGGGGCAGGCGTACGCGGCCTCCCCGGGGAAGAAGGACTCCGACGAGTGA
- a CDS encoding LCP family protein: MPGRHSGVPGAGTGPAAAAVPRRRRSRRGLVVASMVSALVLLASGCGWIALHAGDPHTFTADGISGKRPASGDGQNVLLIGSDSRAGGNRALGGGSGTVGRSDTTLLLHVYADRRHAVGVSVPRDALVDIPPCLLPDGTWSAPQKDVMFNAAFATGLTADGNPACTQNTVEQLTGLRVDHTVVVDFSGFAAMTAAVGGVQVCLPQDVYQRDLSPGRTTRGALVFHRGLQSVSGQQALDYVRIRHGIGDGSDIGRMKRQQAFLAALFRKIKAKGFNPTVLLPLANAAVHSLTVDPGLGSAPDLLEFAMSLKDIDLDNVRFVTAPWRYDGPRVALVHPAADRLWAALRANRPLPSTGSAPAPTSAAPAGSPSAATDRPGAGIDVAVDNATTVSGLAARAAAALTSAGFTVTRTGNAPGQAPAATVVEYGTASGDRTDAAAVARQFSGAVVRPSPTGAAGVRVVLGPDYADATAASAPPEDTSPPRAASDSPCSDLSYGGPSATPSSAP; encoded by the coding sequence ATGCCGGGTCGTCACAGCGGGGTTCCTGGAGCGGGTACGGGACCGGCGGCCGCGGCCGTCCCCCGGCGCCGGCGCAGCCGCCGGGGGCTGGTGGTGGCGAGCATGGTCTCCGCGCTGGTGCTGCTCGCCTCCGGGTGCGGGTGGATCGCCCTGCACGCGGGCGACCCGCACACGTTCACCGCCGACGGCATCAGCGGCAAGCGCCCCGCCTCGGGCGACGGCCAGAACGTCCTGCTCATCGGCTCGGACTCGCGCGCGGGCGGCAACCGCGCGCTCGGGGGCGGCAGCGGCACCGTCGGCCGCTCCGACACCACCTTGCTGCTGCACGTCTACGCCGACCGGCGGCACGCGGTCGGCGTCTCCGTCCCGCGCGACGCCCTGGTGGACATCCCGCCCTGCCTGCTGCCGGACGGGACCTGGTCGGCACCGCAGAAGGACGTGATGTTCAACGCGGCGTTCGCCACCGGACTGACCGCGGACGGCAATCCGGCGTGCACGCAGAACACCGTCGAGCAACTGACCGGGCTGCGCGTGGACCACACCGTCGTGGTGGACTTCTCCGGCTTCGCCGCCATGACGGCCGCGGTCGGCGGCGTCCAGGTCTGCCTGCCGCAGGACGTCTACCAGCGGGACCTCAGCCCGGGCCGGACCACCCGCGGCGCGCTGGTCTTCCACCGGGGCCTGCAGAGCGTCTCGGGCCAGCAGGCCCTGGACTACGTCCGGATCCGGCACGGCATCGGCGACGGCTCCGACATCGGCCGGATGAAGCGCCAACAGGCCTTCCTGGCCGCCCTGTTCCGGAAGATCAAGGCCAAGGGCTTCAACCCGACCGTCCTGCTGCCGCTGGCGAACGCCGCCGTCCACTCCCTGACGGTGGACCCCGGCCTCGGCTCCGCGCCGGACCTTTTGGAGTTCGCGATGTCGCTGAAGGACATCGACCTGGACAACGTCCGCTTCGTCACCGCCCCCTGGCGGTACGACGGCCCGCGCGTCGCCCTCGTCCACCCGGCCGCCGACCGGCTGTGGGCCGCGCTGCGCGCCAACCGCCCGCTGCCGTCCACCGGTTCCGCCCCCGCGCCCACCTCGGCCGCACCCGCCGGCTCCCCCTCCGCCGCGACGGACCGGCCCGGCGCCGGCATCGACGTGGCGGTGGACAACGCCACCACCGTCTCCGGGCTCGCCGCCCGGGCGGCCGCGGCGCTGACGTCCGCCGGCTTCACCGTCACCCGCACCGGCAACGCGCCCGGCCAGGCACCGGCCGCCACCGTCGTCGAGTACGGCACCGCGAGCGGCGACCGGACCGACGCGGCCGCCGTCGCACGGCAGTTCTCCGGCGCCGTGGTCCGCCCCTCCCCCACCGGCGCCGCCGGCGTCCGGGTCGTGCTCGGCCCCGACTACGCCGACGCCACCGCCGCGTCCGCGCCGCCGGAGGACACCAGCCCGCCCCGCGCCGCGAGCGACAGCCCCTGCTCCGACCTGTCCTACGGCGGCCCGTCGGCCACGCCGTCGTCCGCCCCGTGA